The following are encoded together in the Burkholderiaceae bacterium DAT-1 genome:
- a CDS encoding PspC domain-containing protein has protein sequence MSDNDFKAGLKKLARSRSDRAIGGVCGGIAKVSDIPSWIIRAAFVVGAFAGGAAAFIYLVLWILMPEEQD, from the coding sequence ATGTCTGACAACGATTTCAAAGCCGGCCTGAAGAAACTAGCCCGCTCGCGATCCGACCGCGCTATCGGCGGTGTATGCGGTGGAATTGCAAAGGTGTCCGACATACCGTCATGGATCATCCGTGCGGCATTTGTGGTTGGTGCCTTTGCAGGTGGCGCAGCTGCGTTCATCTACCTTGTATTGTGGATTTTGATGCCGGAAGAGCAGGACTAA
- the gloB gene encoding hydroxyacylglutathione hydrolase has protein sequence MVQIFPIPILSDNYIWTIRKDSSLIIVDPGESTPVFAWMDSQGLAPDAIVLTHHHADHIGGVDEIVARWPVPVYGSARITQVTHPVGEGDRIKIGCIELDVWCVPGHTLDHLAYVGEGLVLCGDTLFGGGCGRLFEGTPEEMHASLQRLASLPADTLVCCTHEYTLGNLRFALTIEPDNQALIARMQRDAAARERNEPTLPSTIALERDTNPFLRVDVPAVRQAAVKMDASVDSTVACFAALRRAKDTFRG, from the coding sequence ATGGTGCAGATTTTCCCGATCCCGATTCTCTCAGATAATTATATCTGGACGATTCGCAAAGATTCATCCCTGATCATCGTTGATCCGGGTGAGTCTACGCCTGTCTTTGCCTGGATGGATAGTCAGGGTCTGGCACCCGATGCCATTGTGCTGACGCACCATCATGCAGATCATATTGGCGGGGTAGATGAGATCGTGGCGCGGTGGCCGGTGCCGGTATACGGCTCTGCCCGTATTACTCAGGTGACGCACCCCGTGGGCGAGGGTGACCGGATCAAGATTGGCTGCATCGAGCTGGATGTCTGGTGCGTGCCGGGGCACACGCTCGATCATCTGGCTTATGTGGGCGAAGGGCTGGTGCTGTGCGGGGATACGCTGTTCGGCGGCGGGTGCGGCCGTCTGTTTGAAGGTACGCCCGAGGAGATGCATGCGTCCCTCCAGCGACTCGCCAGCCTGCCGGCAGATACGCTGGTATGTTGTACCCATGAATATACGCTGGGCAATCTGCGCTTTGCCCTGACCATCGAGCCGGATAACCAAGCCCTGATTGCGCGCATGCAGCGTGATGCCGCTGCCCGTGAGCGGAACGAGCCGACGCTGCCGTCCACCATCGCGCTTGAGCGGGACACCAATCCCTTTTTGCGGGTGGATGTGCCGGCTGTGCGACAGGCTGCTGTCAAAATGGATGCCAGCGTGGACAGTACGGTTGCTTGCTTTGCGGCTCTGCGCCGTGCCAAGGATACCTTTCGAGGATAG
- a CDS encoding MFS transporter, producing MSDASLFRNRLFSRFWLSRMCSVSANQMLGVAIGWQMYDLTHSVIDLGYVGLLQFLPRLLLVLHAGEWVDRHDRRRLMALSQCVQAAGAGLLVFAMLNHWISRELIFIASLAVGAGRTVEMPASQAVLPHLVDQAILPRAVAANAASSQAAIIAGPAIGGFLYAFSETGVFGLTTILMTLAIIFSLSLPTVPNGQVTQGSRLDSLLAGIRFIQSHPFLLGAISLDLFAVLLGGATALLPVFAHDILHVGPWGLGLLRAAPAMGALLMSFYLTAHPPSQQVGLKMFVAVAIFGLMTILFGLSESFWLSLAVLIVMGAADMVSVVIRSALMQLHTPDEMRGRVGSVNSLFIGASNQLGEFESGVTAAWFGTVGSVAVGGVGTLLVVALWMRGFPALRKADKLGP from the coding sequence ATGTCCGACGCTTCGTTGTTCCGTAATCGCCTGTTTTCCCGCTTCTGGCTGTCGCGCATGTGTTCGGTCAGTGCCAACCAGATGCTCGGCGTTGCCATTGGCTGGCAAATGTACGATCTGACCCACAGTGTCATCGACTTGGGCTATGTAGGGCTCTTACAGTTCCTGCCACGCTTGCTGCTGGTTCTGCATGCGGGTGAATGGGTCGACCGCCATGATCGCCGCAGGTTGATGGCACTATCGCAGTGTGTACAAGCTGCCGGTGCCGGTTTGCTGGTATTTGCCATGCTTAACCACTGGATCAGTCGCGAGCTGATTTTTATTGCTTCACTGGCAGTGGGGGCTGGCCGAACAGTCGAGATGCCCGCATCGCAGGCGGTTTTGCCGCATCTAGTCGACCAGGCCATCTTGCCGCGTGCGGTTGCCGCCAATGCAGCCTCATCACAAGCAGCCATTATTGCAGGTCCGGCCATCGGCGGATTTCTGTATGCTTTCAGTGAAACCGGCGTATTCGGACTCACTACCATCCTGATGACGCTGGCCATTATCTTTTCACTGAGCCTGCCAACCGTACCAAATGGACAGGTCACCCAGGGCTCGCGTCTCGACTCCTTGCTGGCGGGCATCCGCTTCATTCAGTCACATCCATTTCTACTCGGTGCCATTTCGCTCGACTTATTTGCTGTACTTCTCGGCGGCGCGACTGCACTTCTACCCGTGTTCGCGCACGATATCCTGCACGTCGGCCCCTGGGGGTTGGGCTTACTGCGAGCAGCCCCCGCCATGGGCGCGCTCTTGATGTCTTTCTATCTCACGGCTCATCCGCCATCGCAGCAGGTTGGCCTGAAGATGTTTGTCGCCGTGGCTATTTTCGGCCTGATGACCATTCTATTTGGTCTGTCAGAATCCTTCTGGTTATCGCTTGCCGTGCTGATCGTCATGGGTGCGGCAGATATGGTCAGCGTAGTGATTCGCTCGGCGCTGATGCAATTGCATACGCCAGATGAGATGCGCGGCCGCGTGGGTTCGGTCAATTCGTTATTCATCGGGGCATCGAATCAGCTGGGAGAATTCGAGTCCGGGGTCACTGCGGCGTGGTTTGGCACGGTTGGCAGTGTAGCGGTCGGCGGCGTAGGCACACTGCTGGTGGTTGCGCTATGGATGCGCGGCTTTCCGGCGCTACGCAAGGCGGATAAGCTGGGGCCATAA
- a CDS encoding 1-acyl-sn-glycerol-3-phosphate acyltransferase — protein MKFTQRAARFALRLSGWQLIDLPEVPKKAVVIGYPHTSNWDLLAVLSGLLAVGIRPRWVGKDTLFKGPMGPIMRWLGGVSVNRRERTGFVDRMREVFDQHDVFHMVIAPEGTRSRTEGWKSGFYRIALAAQVPLIAGVTDYQNKKLGFAAVIHLTGDEDYDMAQIAKAYEGQKGRYPQHASPIKLLK, from the coding sequence ATGAAGTTCACACAGCGGGCCGCTCGGTTTGCATTGCGTTTATCAGGCTGGCAGCTCATCGACTTGCCGGAAGTGCCTAAAAAGGCCGTTGTCATCGGCTATCCCCATACCTCCAACTGGGATTTGCTGGCTGTCCTTTCCGGGTTGCTGGCTGTCGGGATTCGTCCGCGCTGGGTCGGTAAAGATACGTTGTTCAAAGGCCCGATGGGTCCGATCATGCGCTGGCTGGGCGGCGTCTCGGTCAATCGCCGCGAACGCACCGGCTTTGTCGATCGCATGCGCGAAGTCTTCGATCAACATGATGTCTTCCACATGGTCATCGCCCCTGAAGGCACACGTTCACGTACGGAAGGCTGGAAGTCCGGCTTCTACCGGATCGCACTAGCTGCGCAGGTGCCGTTGATTGCCGGGGTGACCGATTATCAGAACAAAAAATTGGGATTCGCAGCCGTGATTCATCTCACCGGCGACGAAGACTATGACATGGCGCAGATCGCCAAGGCCTATGAAGGCCAGAAAGGACGCTATCCGCAGCATGCATCCCCGATCAAGCTACTGAAGTAA
- a CDS encoding NIPSNAP family protein, with amino-acid sequence MYHDGMIEIRTYQLKPGCGARFHYLVTTQSVPLLRAAGEVVLAANPSLHSDDRYILIRAYRDLAHREQSQNNFYASTAWRRGPREAIIACIENSIDVVLAGSQLLDQYSSLMDNS; translated from the coding sequence ATGTATCACGACGGCATGATCGAAATTCGGACCTACCAGCTGAAACCCGGCTGTGGTGCGCGCTTTCATTACTTGGTCACAACACAGTCAGTCCCCCTGCTGCGCGCCGCAGGCGAAGTCGTGCTTGCAGCGAACCCATCCCTGCATAGTGACGATCGATACATCCTGATACGTGCCTATCGCGACCTCGCCCATCGGGAACAAAGCCAGAATAACTTTTATGCCAGTACAGCCTGGCGCCGGGGCCCCCGCGAAGCAATTATCGCCTGTATCGAAAACAGTATCGATGTCGTGCTAGCGGGTAGCCAATTGCTCGATCAATATTCTTCATTAATGGACAACTCATGA
- a CDS encoding transglycosylase SLT domain-containing protein, with translation MSRTALGLTCWLALAAASYAHAADAAPALNAPAIAQPLQTPSGQFSVAQHEAELAARKAAPDLWMRMRMGFSIPEASASKVREAERFYARHPKFLIGVIERSRPFLYFLVDEVERRGMPSDLALLPFIESAFNANAVSYASASGMWQFMPETGSRYGLERTFWYDGRRDVLAATYAALDYLQDLYNQFGDWPKSLAAYNWGEGHVQKNVERARIAGKDDSYDAMNKPNQTADYVPRLLAIRNIVLHPEQFGINLPDMPNKPYFESVTIKKHIDVDRIAELAGTTVAEIVKLNPGLVRPVFPYNETFDRKLLLPAEKAQAFLDKLAGYDKPLLTWQAYDTKPGESWADIAKRYNMSVDELKTINRIGKDRAASGQHILVRLQGAADAGERKSLADVLRSGLLNTSNAAPAKETAPASKPAPVRTHTVVKGDTLLSIAKKYGVPVAELKAANGLKSNAVAKGAVLKVPAGEVAKGDGKSKPAKAAASTRKHGRHR, from the coding sequence ATGTCCCGTACTGCTCTCGGCCTGACCTGCTGGCTGGCGCTTGCTGCCGCTTCCTATGCGCACGCAGCGGATGCTGCACCTGCGTTAAATGCACCCGCCATTGCCCAACCGCTGCAGACCCCGTCGGGTCAGTTTTCCGTGGCCCAGCATGAAGCCGAACTCGCTGCCCGCAAAGCTGCGCCTGATCTGTGGATGCGCATGCGCATGGGGTTCAGCATTCCCGAAGCCAGTGCATCCAAAGTGCGTGAGGCGGAGCGATTCTATGCACGGCATCCCAAATTTCTGATTGGTGTGATCGAGCGCTCGCGCCCCTTCCTGTATTTCCTCGTTGATGAAGTCGAGCGACGCGGCATGCCGTCCGATCTGGCGCTACTGCCGTTTATTGAAAGTGCGTTCAACGCCAATGCGGTGTCGTATGCATCGGCATCGGGCATGTGGCAGTTTATGCCGGAGACAGGCTCGCGCTATGGTCTGGAGCGCACCTTCTGGTATGACGGCCGCCGCGATGTGCTGGCCGCAACCTATGCCGCGCTGGATTACCTGCAGGATCTCTACAATCAGTTTGGCGACTGGCCGAAATCGCTGGCCGCCTACAACTGGGGTGAAGGGCATGTTCAGAAAAACGTAGAGCGTGCCCGTATCGCAGGCAAGGATGACTCCTACGATGCCATGAACAAGCCGAACCAGACAGCCGATTACGTGCCGCGTTTGCTGGCGATCCGCAATATCGTGCTGCATCCGGAACAATTCGGCATCAACCTGCCGGATATGCCCAATAAGCCGTATTTCGAATCGGTGACGATCAAGAAGCATATCGACGTGGATCGGATTGCCGAACTGGCAGGCACCACCGTCGCGGAAATCGTGAAGCTGAATCCGGGGCTGGTGCGGCCGGTGTTTCCGTATAACGAAACCTTCGACCGCAAGCTGCTTCTGCCCGCCGAAAAGGCGCAGGCGTTTCTGGATAAGCTGGCCGGTTACGACAAGCCGCTGCTCACCTGGCAGGCCTACGATACCAAGCCGGGCGAAAGCTGGGCGGATATCGCCAAGCGCTACAACATGAGCGTGGACGAGCTGAAAACCATCAACCGCATCGGCAAGGATCGCGCGGCTTCGGGTCAGCACATTCTGGTGCGCCTGCAAGGTGCGGCTGACGCAGGTGAACGAAAGAGTCTGGCCGATGTATTGCGCTCTGGATTGTTGAATACCAGTAATGCCGCGCCAGCAAAGGAAACTGCGCCGGCCAGCAAGCCCGCGCCTGTTCGTACGCATACGGTGGTGAAGGGCGACACCCTGCTGTCTATCGCCAAGAAGTATGGTGTGCCGGTGGCGGAATTGAAGGCAGCTAATGGGCTTAAATCGAATGCCGTGGCCAAAGGTGCGGTGTTGAAGGTGCCGGCGGGTGAGGTGGCTAAGGGGGATGGGAAGAGTAAGCCGGCTAAGGCGGCGGCCTCTACCCGGAAGCATGGGAGGCATCGGTAG
- a CDS encoding DUF1311 domain-containing protein: MQVSKCVLENKKNSEKELLRVEGDLRAALLALPNDLVNRKQIRSGFDVSSRTFKKYRAAQCKFQEEISFGMYAEEFRLACETELNSRRTDELNSVALRLK, encoded by the coding sequence ATGCAAGTCAGCAAATGTGTTCTAGAAAATAAAAAGAATTCTGAGAAAGAGCTCTTGCGGGTTGAAGGCGACCTACGCGCAGCTTTACTAGCATTGCCCAATGATCTTGTTAATCGCAAGCAAATCAGATCTGGATTTGATGTCAGTAGCCGAACATTTAAAAAATATCGTGCTGCTCAATGTAAATTTCAAGAAGAAATTTCATTCGGAATGTATGCTGAGGAATTTCGGTTGGCTTGTGAAACTGAGCTGAATTCTAGGCGGACTGATGAATTGAACTCTGTTGCGCTTCGGCTAAAATAA
- a CDS encoding cytochrome c has product MHQRALRLLALAALVLPVTAHAADAPKGNAADGAKKNTMCVGCHQIPDYKTAFPAVYSVPKISGQHADYLVEALKAYKSGARKHPTMRAIAAQLSEQDMLDLAAFYTAKQ; this is encoded by the coding sequence ATGCATCAAAGAGCCTTGCGCCTGCTCGCGCTGGCAGCACTTGTGCTGCCTGTGACCGCGCATGCTGCCGACGCGCCTAAAGGGAATGCTGCCGATGGCGCGAAAAAGAACACCATGTGTGTTGGCTGCCATCAAATCCCCGATTACAAGACTGCTTTCCCTGCGGTGTATTCCGTCCCCAAGATCAGTGGTCAGCATGCCGACTATCTGGTTGAAGCACTCAAAGCCTACAAATCCGGTGCCCGCAAGCACCCTACGATGCGAGCCATTGCAGCCCAGCTGTCCGAACAGGACATGCTGGATCTGGCCGCCTTCTACACTGCCAAACAATAA
- a CDS encoding cytochrome c — translation MKSRLIACVGLLAAAGLLHAADLKAGQEKATQLCAACHNADGKSTNPQYPVLAGQHADYLRQALKAYQSGDRNNAIMAGMAKPLSKADIDNLAAWFASQSSKLNQTR, via the coding sequence ATGAAGTCTCGCCTCATCGCCTGCGTGGGTCTCCTTGCAGCGGCAGGACTGCTACATGCAGCAGATCTCAAAGCTGGACAGGAAAAGGCGACGCAACTATGCGCTGCCTGCCATAACGCCGACGGAAAAAGCACCAATCCGCAATATCCCGTACTCGCAGGTCAGCATGCTGATTATCTCCGTCAGGCATTGAAAGCTTACCAGAGTGGCGATCGCAACAATGCCATCATGGCGGGCATGGCCAAGCCACTGAGCAAGGCGGATATTGATAATCTGGCTGCCTGGTTTGCTTCGCAATCCAGCAAATTGAATCAGACACGCTAA
- a CDS encoding GNAT family N-acetyltransferase, producing MLEHADFIIRLADHRDCPAIVDFFRRNRDTHAPFTPKRPESFYSDPFWEMRVETNRKLFDQQQSCNLFIFTHDSSRVLGDINFSSLNSYPAHSANLGYALDHTLWGKGTMHDALKLAIQFAFQHFNLHRISANHIPDNARSERLLAKLGFVREGYAKDYLLINGLWHDHVLNSLTRSNWEARDHTRPLVVNGTGKPE from the coding sequence ATGCTCGAGCATGCGGATTTCATCATCCGTCTTGCCGACCATCGTGATTGTCCGGCCATCGTCGATTTTTTCCGGCGCAACCGCGACACCCACGCCCCGTTCACCCCCAAGCGTCCGGAGAGCTTCTACTCCGATCCCTTCTGGGAGATGCGGGTCGAAACCAATCGAAAACTGTTCGACCAGCAGCAATCCTGCAATCTGTTTATCTTTACGCACGACAGTTCGCGCGTGCTGGGTGACATCAACTTCTCAAGCCTCAATAGTTATCCCGCGCACAGTGCGAATCTGGGCTACGCGCTTGATCACACCCTATGGGGAAAAGGCACCATGCACGATGCCTTGAAGCTGGCAATCCAGTTTGCATTCCAGCATTTCAATCTGCATCGCATTTCTGCCAACCATATTCCGGACAACGCGCGCAGCGAACGCCTACTCGCCAAGCTGGGATTTGTGCGCGAAGGTTATGCAAAGGACTATCTGCTGATCAATGGCCTGTGGCACGACCACGTGCTCAACAGCCTTACACGCAGCAACTGGGAAGCACGCGATCACACCCGGCCATTGGTTGTGAACGGCACAGGCAAACCTGAATAA
- a CDS encoding Lrp/AsnC family transcriptional regulator, which yields MIALLQEDARISLSEIGRRIHLTSPAVGERVRRLEEAGVIKGYGAHINLRALGYSFEALINVTVQSHDELDAWASRHPEVLAAHATTGNHCAQLRVALTSPEHLQAVLKSLGQLGTTSTAVILSTQFEHRPRVCADLIPIE from the coding sequence ATGATCGCATTGCTGCAGGAGGATGCGCGCATCAGCCTGTCTGAAATCGGGCGCCGGATTCATCTGACTTCGCCTGCTGTGGGGGAGCGCGTGCGTCGCCTTGAGGAAGCGGGTGTGATCAAGGGGTATGGCGCGCATATCAACTTACGCGCCTTGGGATATAGTTTTGAGGCGCTGATCAATGTCACCGTGCAATCGCATGATGAACTGGATGCATGGGCAAGCCGGCATCCTGAAGTGCTGGCCGCGCATGCCACGACGGGCAATCATTGCGCGCAATTAAGAGTGGCACTGACTTCCCCTGAACATTTACAGGCAGTGCTGAAGTCGCTCGGCCAGCTTGGTACGACCTCTACGGCGGTCATTCTTTCCACTCAGTTTGAGCACCGGCCGCGAGTCTGTGCGGACCTGATACCCATCGAGTAA
- a CDS encoding YajQ family cyclic di-GMP-binding protein: protein MPSFDIVSEVNEVEVKNAVEQANKEVGNRFDFKGSDARIEQAAKVLTVFADNDFQLEQVKEVLMGKLTKRGVDVRCLDEDKLEKISGNKVKQVVTVKVGVETELAKKIVRIIKDSKLKVQASIQGDTVRVTGPKRDNLQDCIALMRKEITEFPLQYQNFRD from the coding sequence ATGCCCTCTTTTGATATTGTTTCCGAAGTCAATGAAGTAGAAGTCAAGAACGCGGTTGAACAAGCCAACAAGGAAGTGGGTAACCGATTCGACTTCAAAGGCTCCGACGCCCGCATCGAACAGGCCGCCAAGGTGCTGACCGTGTTCGCCGACAACGATTTCCAGCTCGAACAGGTCAAGGAAGTTCTGATGGGTAAGCTGACCAAGCGAGGCGTTGATGTACGCTGCCTGGATGAAGACAAGCTGGAAAAAATCAGTGGCAACAAGGTGAAGCAGGTTGTCACCGTCAAGGTTGGCGTAGAAACCGAGCTGGCCAAGAAAATCGTGCGCATCATCAAGGATTCCAAACTGAAGGTGCAGGCCTCGATTCAGGGTGATACCGTGCGCGTGACCGGACCCAAGCGCGACAATCTGCAGGACTGCATTGCACTGATGCGCAAGGAAATCACTGAATTTCCGCTGCAGTACCAGAATTTCCGCGATTAA
- a CDS encoding class I SAM-dependent methyltransferase encodes MDTRRADEFADWLTTQPGRYLMRRESDWIDHTVADLFGFYAIQLELPEHDLLRNNRIPVRIRAGHQHANDILCDPMALPFASQSVDLLVMAHTLDFHADPHQVLREAERVLMPEGRLLITGFNPWSLWGASRFVLRKRGAPWHANFLNVPRVKDWLALMGFQIASTRLMCFAPPFQRESWLTRFECLEFSGHRFNPVGGAFYGIEAVKRVQGMRLVAPKWKKVRVRAAPVPALDTQSTLPDPLRKS; translated from the coding sequence ATGGATACGCGCCGCGCCGATGAATTTGCCGACTGGCTGACAACGCAGCCGGGACGATATCTGATGCGCCGGGAAAGCGACTGGATCGACCATACTGTGGCCGACCTGTTCGGATTCTACGCGATCCAGCTCGAATTGCCCGAACACGATTTACTGCGTAACAACCGGATTCCTGTACGTATCCGCGCAGGTCACCAGCATGCAAACGATATTCTGTGCGATCCCATGGCCCTCCCCTTTGCCAGCCAGTCGGTCGATTTGCTGGTAATGGCGCACACGCTCGATTTTCATGCTGATCCGCATCAGGTGTTACGCGAGGCCGAACGCGTGCTAATGCCGGAAGGCCGATTACTGATTACCGGCTTTAATCCCTGGAGTCTGTGGGGTGCCAGCCGCTTTGTGCTGCGAAAGCGTGGTGCCCCCTGGCACGCCAATTTTCTGAACGTGCCGCGTGTAAAAGACTGGCTTGCCCTGATGGGCTTCCAGATCGCCTCTACCCGTCTGATGTGCTTCGCACCGCCTTTCCAGCGCGAAAGCTGGCTGACACGCTTCGAATGCCTCGAATTTTCCGGCCATCGTTTCAATCCGGTCGGAGGGGCATTTTATGGCATCGAAGCGGTGAAACGCGTGCAGGGCATGCGGCTGGTCGCGCCAAAATGGAAAAAAGTGCGCGTGCGTGCCGCCCCTGTCCCGGCGCTTGATACGCAATCAACCCTCCCCGATCCACTGCGTAAATCCTGA
- a CDS encoding GAF domain-containing protein has protein sequence MFTTADASLTPDYTTLLNQLDSLLAGERDFIANAAQFSAFVYQTFDGLNWAGFYFARGEELVLGPFQGKVACVRIPFGRGVCGTTAVKRETIVVKDVHAFPGHIACDSASNSEIVIPVIKDGVLIGVFDIDSPLIDRFSDADKVALEAMVEKFVAGTDVRVID, from the coding sequence ATGTTTACCACCGCCGACGCCAGTCTCACCCCCGATTACACCACCCTGCTCAACCAGCTGGACAGCCTGCTGGCCGGTGAGCGCGATTTCATCGCCAATGCCGCGCAATTTTCCGCCTTTGTGTATCAAACCTTCGACGGCCTGAATTGGGCTGGTTTCTACTTCGCACGCGGTGAAGAACTAGTACTCGGCCCCTTCCAGGGCAAAGTCGCCTGCGTGCGCATCCCCTTCGGACGCGGCGTATGCGGCACCACCGCCGTCAAGCGCGAAACCATCGTGGTCAAAGACGTCCACGCCTTCCCCGGCCACATCGCCTGCGACAGCGCCTCCAACTCGGAAATCGTGATTCCGGTGATCAAGGACGGCGTGCTGATTGGCGTATTTGATATCGATAGCCCGTTAATTGATCGCTTCAGCGATGCGGATAAGGTGGCGCTGGAAGCGATGGTGGAGAAGTTTGTGGCGGGGACGGATGTGAGAGTGATTGACTAA